A region from the Linepithema humile isolate Giens D197 chromosome 1, Lhum_UNIL_v1.0, whole genome shotgun sequence genome encodes:
- the LOC105672053 gene encoding diacylglycerol kinase eta isoform X3 — MCYANDTVAVAAAASRVAVQMSSKQRKARTRFKITAPLRTLFLCGKNRPDMEEWLNTLKTAAETHPQGDPETVELPRGNHQWYAHSHARPTYCNVCRDTLHGVTSHGLSCEVCKCKVHKRCSAKAINNCKWTTLASVGKDIIEDQDGNITMPHQWMEGNLPVSSKCFVCEKTCGSVLRLQDWRCLWCKATVHTACRPAISIRCPLGPAKLSVVPPTALHSIGTDEAWEVVRPIGCSPLLVYVNSKSGDNQGIKFLRRFKQLLNPAQVFDLIKGGPSPGLRLFRHFDPFRILVCSGDGSVGWVLSEIDRLGMNKQCQVGVLPLGTGNDLARVLGWGASCDDDTHLPQLLEKYEKASTKMLDRWSIMTFERSISLPCHKVILHQSDLVIKSSVAHQYEDSVLAHITNILQSDQECVIISTAKALCETVKDFATHILKASLNTGDQHLREKCEVLQQKLDLLLQTLSKEESYLSDNAEETDITTLKTEIATDNQEKEALEKSKKEMANVKKAGNKCYMEKDAVMSRANSLKRAIRGLVEHVESAIDEQNNPLDEKQDSRMPNITITSDNSPINTASNKKQHLIISSLLQVHEADNMSLMPIESASSLETSPCPSPTPNVASLSPMPDLRRDSQPEELLTLPAPDGFADSRRNSENIPQGFDAPAVQTNDGQQEAQTTSNDNLQSSEPTQIEGSSDIPITVTKTTLDTSTPSDDATMQDILVSPDTDSLHSRNISPEHVQKSMEPKPNARGSCTNSIISTDSIVSETLDSKSYTVRNSESEIGHIDSDIFDSTKRSESSEIAHIDSPDNSDMLFSEMQHSESGLEDLSSLRQDVISAIMGEKYDSVREGLQIEEPHRSCVLAQFDAGNDIARQSFKRVSKNIKSDKEAMLSKYKTDGLTTCVRMSATKSMEMNVIPVMKFEDVEEEKAPNLLSPVCCFTVSSDNTQANEKCPASFPPQISVIIDPPSPSLSIESHQKFDLDYKLDPQDKQYCSGGSMERLSVELPESGFSPQATRRISSGSLFKASSEVVSLAATAARLGGSSLSLRHERAKSVDKTDDVKKLPIINPLVRLPMWPNVSGAAGLISQALLANADALCAAVSPLMDPDESLMEGYFERCVMNNYFGIGIDAKITLDFHNKREEHPEKCRSRARNYMWYGVLGSKEWLQKTYKNLEQRIQLECDGQRIPLPSLQGIVVLNIPSFMGGTNFWGGTKEGDLFLAPSFDDRILEVVAVFGSVQMAASRLINLQHHRIAQCQTVQINILGEEGVPVQVDGEAWIQPPGIVRIIHKNRMQMLYRNRALETSLRAWEEKQRNTLSAVTQSSSTLTSTWQSQPRAQLQTCNKSSQLNDEELNILFNFIDAVTTLVKWVKLLIISHPNLKPDLYQIASRTANALEQVHPDGKILQGISLRQMVTELVSSARQLYEESCELLRDKAHNLRLREDLENKLSLSLASMEQELRKCIFDEGGTGLVYLQNVSADDQGDKKNRHRGLFWLKFRRFAGNSNVAGHPVRDQVTTWGVQEVCAWLENLQLGEYADKFVSHDIRGRELLSLARRDLKELGITKVGHVKRILQAINDLNS, encoded by the exons ATGTGTTACGCGAATGACACCGTCGCTGTCGCCGCTGCCGCGTCGCGAGTTGCAGTTCAAATGTCTTCGAAACAACGGAAAGCACGTACCCGATTCAAG ATAACAGCTCCTCTTCGGACATTATTTCTCTGTGGTAAAAATAGACCAGATATGGAGGAGTGGCTGAACACATTAAAAACAGCGGCAGAAACTCATCCCCAGGGTGATCCTGAAACTGTCGAGTTGCCACGAGGTAATCATCAGTGGTATGCACACAGTCATGCCAGACCTACATACTGCAATGTCTGCAGAGACACTCTGCATG GTGTCACTTCTCATGGTTTAAGCTGTGAAGTCTGTAAATGTAAAGTGCACAAAAGATGCAGCGcaaaagcaataaataattgcaagtGGACCACTTTAGCATCCGTTGGAAAAGACATAATTGAAGACCAAGATGGG aaCATTACAATGCCACATCAATGGATGGAGGGAAATCTGCCAGTgtcttcaaaatgttttgtcTGTGAAAAGACATGTGGCTCTGTGCTTAG GCTGCAGGATTGGCGGTGTTTATGGTGTAAAGCAACTGTACACACAGCGTGCAGACCTGCCATAAGTATTAGGTGTCCATTAGGACCAGCTAAACTCAGTGTAGTGCCTCCTACGGCCTTACATAGTATAG GTACCGACGAAGCGTGGGAAGTTGTTAGACCTATAGGATGCAGTCCACTTTTAGTATATGTAAATAGTAAATCTGGTGACAATCAAGGTATTAAGTTTCTTAGGAGATTTAAGCAATTATTGAATCCTGCACAAGTTTTCGATCTTATAAAAGGGGGACCAAGTCCAGG ATTAAGGCTGTTCCGCCACTTTGATCCGTTTCGGATTCTAGTGTGCAGCGGAGATGGATCTGTAGGATGGGTACTTTCGGAAATCGACCGGCTTGGAATGAAC AAACAGTGCCAAGTTGGAGTACTGCCTTTAGGGACAGGGAATGACTTAGCACGCGTGTTAGGTTGGGGAGCGTCGTGTGACGACGATACGCATTTACCTCAGTTGCtagaaaagtatgaaaaagcAAGCACTAAAATGCTGGATCGATGGAGCATTATGACGTTCGAACGCAGCATATCTCTGCCATGTCATAAAGTGATTCTGCATCAGTCCGATCTGGTGATAAAATCGAGCGTAGCTCATCAATACGAAGACAGCGTTCTTGCTCATATAACGAACATTTTACAATCCGATCAAGAGTGCGTGATTATATCTACTGCCAA AGCTTTATGTGAAACAGTAAAAGATTTTGCTACGCATATACTGAAAGCCAGTTTAAACACAGGGGACCAACATCTGCGGGAAAAATGCGAAGTACTTCAGCAAAAACTTGACCTATTATTGCAGACATTGTCGAAAGAGGAGAGCTATTTATCTGATAACGCGGAAGAAACTGACATTACCACTCTAAAAACCGAGATTGCGACCGACAACCAAGAGAAAGAGGCTTTAGAAAAGTCAAAGAAAGAAATGGCAAATGTAAAGAAAGCcggaaataaatgttacatggAGAAAGATGCTGTGATGTCTAG AGCAAATAGCTTGAAAAGAGCTATCAGGGGATTAGTGGAACACGTGGAATCGGCTATCGACGAACAGAACAATCCTTTAGACGAGAAACAAGATAGTAGGATGCCAAACATCACCATAACATCGGATAATTCTCCGATAAATACTGCATCAA acaaAAAACAGCATTTGATTATCTCTAGCTTATTGCAAGTGCACGAAGCCGACAACATGAGTTTAATGCCAATTGAATCCGCCAGCAGTTTGGAGACCTCGCCTTGCCCAAGTCCTACGCCTAACGTGGCATCTTTGAGCCCGATGCCGGATTTAAGAAGGGACTCGCAGCCCGAAGAGTTACTCACGCTTCCCGCGCCCGACGGATTCGCCGATAGTAGGCGAAACAGCGAAAACATCCCGCAAGG TTTCGACGCACCCGCCGTTCAAACTAACGACGGCCAGCAAGAAGCGCAGACAACAAGTAACGACAATCTGCAGTCGTCCGAACCCACACAGATCGAAGGTTCCTCTGACATTCCAATAACCGTGACGAAGACTACTTTAGACACAAGTACACCATCAGACGACGCGACCATGCAAGACATTCTCGTTTCTCCTGACACAGATTCGCTCCATTCTAGAAATATCTCGCCAGAGCATGTGCAAAAGTCGATGGAGCCGAAGCCGAATGCCAGAGGTAGCTGTACTAACAGCATCATCAGCACGGACAGCATAGTCTCCGAAACCTTGGATTCCAAGAGCTACACCGTCCGGAATAGCGAGAGTGAAATTG GACATATAGACAGCGATATATTCGATTCCACGAAGAGATCGGAGAGCTCGGAGATCGCGCACATCGACTCGCCGGACAACTCCGACATGCTGTTCAGCGAGATGCAGCATTCGGAAAGCGGCTTGGAGGATTTGAGCTCTCTCAGGCAGGACGTGATCAGCGCGATAATGGGCGAGAAGTACGACTCCGTCAGGGAAGGCTTGCAGATCGAGGAACCGCATCGATCTTGCGTTTTGGCGCAGTTCGACGCGGGAAATGACATCGCGAGACAATCATTCAAGAGAGTTTCgaagaatataaaatcggATAAAGAG GCAATGCTGAGTAAATACAAAACGGACGGTTTGACAACGTGTGTGCGCATGTCGGCGACTAAATCCATGGAAATGAATGTGATACCTGTGATGAAGTTCGAAGATGTCGAGGAGGAAAAAGCGCCCAATTTGTTGAGTCCGGTGTGCTGCTTCACCGTCTCGTCGGACAACACGCAGGCCAATGAAAAGTGTCCCGCGAGTTTTCCGCCGCAAATCAGTGTTATCATCGATCCACCTAGCCCGTCGCTGTCGATCGAAAGCCATCAAAAATTCGATTTAGATTACAAACTGGATCCGCAGGACAAACAATATTGCAGCGGCGGCAGTATGGAAAGAT TAAGCGTGGAGCTGCCTGAATCAGGCTTCTCGCCGCAAGCTACACGGCGTATCAGCAGTGGCAGTTTATTCAAGGCGTCATCCGAAGTCGTGTCGTTGGCAGCCACTGCCGCTCGTCTCGGCGGTTCAAGTCTGAGTTTGCGCCACGAAAGGGCAAAATCTGTGGACAAAACGGACGACGTGAAGAAGCTTCCGATAATAAACCCTCTGGTCCGGCTGCCTATGTGGCCGA ACGTAAGTGGCGCAGCTGGTCTCATCAGTCAAGCGTTGCTGGCGAACGCGGACGCTCTCTGTGCAGCAGTATCGCCATTGATGGATCCGGATGAGTCACTGAT GGAGGGTTACTTCGAACGGTGCGTCATGAACAATTACTTCGGAATCGGCATAGACGCGAAAATCACTCTCGACTTCCACAACAAGAGGGAAGAGCACCCTGAGAAATGTCGCTCGCGCGCTAGGAATTACATGTGGTACGGCGTTCTGGGATCTAAAGAATGGTTGCAGAAGACTTACAAAAACCTCGAGCAAAGAATACAGCTAGAGTGTGACGGCCAAAGGATACCGCTGCCCTCTCTGCAAGGGATCGTCGTGTTAAATATACCAAG CTTTATGGGCGGCACGAACTTCTGGGGCGGCACGAAAGAGGGAGATTTATTCTTAGCGCCGTCGTTCGACGACCGGATATTGGAAGTCGTGGCGGTTTTCGGATCTGTTCAAATGGCAGCTTCGCGGCTTATTAATCTGCAACACCACCGGATAGCTCAATGCCAGACAGTTCAGATTAACATCTTGGGCGAAGAAGGTGTTCCTGTACAGGTCGACGGTGAGGCTTGGATCCAACCGCCGGGCATCGTGAGAATTATACACAAGAATCGCATGCAGATGCTCTACAGAAATAGG GCGCTCGAGACTTCACTGAGAGCGTGGGAGGAAAAACAGCGGAACACATTGAGCGCCGTGACTCAATCTAGCTCCACATTGACCAGCACGTGGCAATCGCAGCCTAGAGCACAGTTGCAAACGTGCAATAAATCTTCCCAGTTGAACGACGAGGAGCTTAATATTCTGTTCAATTTCATTGACGCAGTGACGACTCTGGTCAAGTGGGTAAAGCTGCTGATTATATCGCACCCGAATCTGAAACCGGACCTCTATCAAATTGCCTCGCGAACGGCAAACGCGCTTGAACAGGTGCACCCGGACGGTAAAATCCTGCAAGGG ATAAGCTTGAGACAGATGGTGACTGAGTTGGTGTCGAGCGCGCGACAGTTGTACGAAGAATCTTGCGAATTGTTGCGCGACAAAGCCCACAACTTG agatTGCGAGAGGATTTGGAAAACAAGCTGTCCTTGTCTTTGGCTAGCATGGAGCAGGAATTACGAAAGTGTATCTTTGACGAAGGAGGCACAGGACTGGTCTACTTGCAAAACGTTTCCGCAGACGATCAG ggagataaaaaaaatcgtcaTCGAGGATTGTTCTGGTTAAAGTTCCGTCGCTTCGCCGGCAACTCGAACGTCGCGGGTCATCCGGTGCGCGATCAAGTCACCACTTGGGGCGTACAAGAGGTGTGCGCCTGGCTGGAGAATCTGCAATTGGGAGAATACGCCGACAAATTCGTGTCTCACGATATACGCGGTAGGGAGCTGTTATCTCTAGCTCGCCGAGATCTAAAGGAGCTGGGTATCACCAAAGTGGGGCACGTTAAACGCATCTTACAAGCTATCAATGACTTAAATAGCTGA